A segment of the Planctomycetota bacterium genome:
AGCGGGCCAGCTCTTCGGCGGGAATGGGGTGTCGGCCCTGGAAGCCGTCTTCCAGGTGGTGGTAGTACTCCACCGCCCGCTCTCCCCGCTTCCAGCAGAGGAACACCAGCCTTCCGTCGATGACTCCGTAGAAATCGATCAGCCCGTGCTCGACGCTCTTGAGGACCACCTCGAGCTCCCCAAGCTTGCGGACGGTGGCGTCGAAGTCTTTCTTGGCCTGCTCCAGCTCGGCCAGGTAGTGGGTGTACTCCCGATGGTCCGGGTTGGTCTCCGACTGGACTTCCTCCCCCCAAATCATTTCGAGGACGTCCGACTTGGCCTTGATCTTGCGGAGACGGTCCCGGATCTGATCCAGTTCGCCCAGAATCCGCTCGATCTGGGGAATGAGCGCCGTGGCTTCCCGGGCGCTGAAGACTCGAGGTCCCATATCTTTCCCGTCCCCGCCGGAAGTATAGCGGCCGGATGCTTGGATTTAAAATAAAAGGAGCCAGGCCACCGCTTCGAGGGGTAACCCTGTCAGGCGGCCTGGCCCTGGAGAGAGGGGGAAACAGATTTTGGGCTTGAGAGGCCAAACATACGTGCTGAGCACTCAATCCTAGCTTGGCCTCGTCGTGCCCGAAGCTTTGGGTCCCCTGCCCACAGCCGGGCGAGCCCCATTTTCGGCGCCCCTAAGGGCACCTAAAGAGCATTCGACTTAAATCTGTCGGGGGAGGCGTTTTCCGCTTCCCCATGACTTCTCTTCCAAACTTTGCTTCCAGCTCCCTCTCCCCTTACACCCGCCTTTGGGGGTTCCTTCTACCCCGAAGTATAGCCCCCTTCCAAAGAGCTGTCAACTAAAAAACGCTCGAGCCCAAGGGCTTATTCCTCTGCCCCTTCCGGGCAACACATCATTTATACGACGCTCGCTCGTCTGCGTTTGGGCAAATCGCGTGCCCGGCAACGCGCGCGCACAGGCGGCCGCGTGATTGATCAGTCATCCTAACATCATGACCGAGAAGAGGCTCGAACGGGCTTTGTGCATTGAA
Coding sequences within it:
- a CDS encoding DUF2203 domain-containing protein encodes the protein MGPRVFSAREATALIPQIERILGELDQIRDRLRKIKAKSDVLEMIWGEEVQSETNPDHREYTHYLAELEQAKKDFDATVRKLGELEVVLKSVEHGLIDFYGVIDGRLVFLCWKRGERAVEYYHHLEDGFQGRHPIPAEELAR